The stretch of DNA GGAGCTTTCTGCGCTGCGCGAAGAACCGCTCCATTACGGTCCGGTGGAGGTTAAGGATGAAATCCTCAGCCTTCCATTCAAAGGACTGTCGTATGAATTCGAGGCGGAGGTCAGCTGGGACAGTGCGGAGGAATTTGGTATTCATGTCAGGGTATCGGGTGACGAGCACACCGTTCTCGGCGTAAGCCCGCTGCGCGGCGAACTGTTCCTCGACCGGGGCAGATCGGGATTCAGCGAACTGCCAAAGCGTACCGGAGGAACGGCGAATTTCGCCAAGGTATTCCGGGCGCCGCGAAGCTTCGAAACGGGCAGGCTGACCATGCGGGGCTTTGTGGACGATTCGGTCATTGAGTGGTTTATCGGGGACGGCGAGGAAGTGTTTACGTCGCTTGTCTATCCCCGGCCGGATAGCGTCGGACTCGAATTGTTCGCTCATGGCGGAAACGTATCATTCAGCCAATTTACGGTGTATCCCCTGAAACCTGTCTGGATATAAACAGAAGATAGAAAAATATCATTTTGAATAGGATGGTGACCTGCTGTGAGCAATACACTGGAAAACGAGGCAATACCGATTACCAATTCAAGGTACCGGCTTCAATATCATTTAATGCCCCCCGTCGGCTGGATGAACGATCCCAACGGACTTATTTATTATAAAGGCGAATACCATGCCTTCTACCAGCATTATCCTTACGGCCCCTGGCAGGGACCGATGCACTGGGGACATGCGAAGAGCAAAGACCTCGTGCATTGGGAGCATCTCCCGGTCGCCCTGACTCCCTCAATGCCCTACGACTATGCGGAGAACACGGTGTACGGCTGCTGGTCGGGCAGTGCGGTCGACGATGACGGTGTGCTGACGCTGATTTATACGGGACATGTGGAGAGCAACGATCCGGTGGAGGTGCAGTGTATCGCGCGCAGTACGGACGGCATCCATTTTGAAAAAGGGGCAGCTTCCGTCATTGCGGGTCCTCCAGACGCGGAATGCTTCGGTTTCCGCGATCCGAAGGTATGGAAGCACGGCGAGGTCTGGCATCTGGTTGTCGGTTACGGCAAAGACGGCAAAGGCAAGGCGCTTCACTACACCTCAAGCGATCTGAACGAATGGACCTACGAGGGAGTTGCGGCGGAGAGCGACGGAACGATGGGCGATATGTGGGAATGCCCTGATATGTTCCCGCTTGGGGAAACTCCGGACAGTCATGTGCTCCTCTTCTCTCCAATGAATATTGCGCCTGTCAAGACGCTCTACCTGTCCGGACAGTTCGACTACGGTACGGGGGAATTCAGCAAGCAGCATAAGGACCGGGTGGACTACGGATTCGATTTCTACGCTCCGCAGACCTTCGAGGATGCGTCCGGACGGCGGATCATGTTCGGCTGGATGAACATTTGGGGCGCGGAGATGCCCGAGAAGGAAGACGGCTGGATGGGAGCCTTCACCTTGCCGCGCGTGCTGACGCTCGCGGAAGATGGCAGCCTGCTTGCCAATCCTGCCGAAGAATTGAAGACGCTGCGCGGCGATCATGTGGGCGCAGCCAATGTCCTGCTTAAAGACGGCGAAGAATATTCATTGGCGGGAGCGGAAGGAAACGCGCTGGAAATTGAAGCCGTCTTCTTGGCGGATGCTTCATCCGGCGCCGAATTCGGCCTGCGCGTGCGCTGCTCGGATGACGGCTTGCAGTATACGGAAATTTCCTATCAGGCATCCGAAGGCGTGCTGCGGATGAACCGGGATCACGCCGGAGCTGGCGAGGGCGGTGTCAATGAGGCGTCGCTTGTTCCGATGGAGGGCGGACGGGTCAAACTGCGCCTGTTCCTGGACAGATCTTCGGTGGAATTATTTGCGAATGACGGCCGCCGGACGATTACGAACCGGATTTATCCGCTGGAAAGCAGCTTAGGGCTCAAGCTATTCTCTAGGGATGGGAACACAGTGCTTGAATCGCTGAATGTATGGCGGATGCAGCCGGATCAACCGGCTAAGACGGTAGAGTAAAATGCGATGGGGGCCTTTGCGACAACCCGCGAAGGCGCAATCCCGGCAATGTCCTCTTTGAACGAAATTGAAGGGCTTCTGGCCCGGCAGAATGGATAAAGGTATGAAGCGGCCTGAAGTTTGGGCCGCTTTTTCCAAGGCAAGTGCAGCCTGCCGGTCAGTATAATTGATGCTTAACCCGGTTGTTTTCTTAAGAAGCTGTAGGGTATCTTTGTTTTGGAAACGGATGTCCTCCTCCTCTGAGGACGGTGCAGCCGTTTCTTCTTGCAATGACAAGGTAACGCTTACATTTCAAAGGGACGGAAGTGGGCGAAATGGGAAAAGGGAAGAAGCATCCGGGCAGCCGCTGGTTGAACGTGTTAGTTGCGTTTCTGCTGCTTGGGACCGTTATGTTTCCAGGTTCATACGCGGCGGCGTCGGAGGCCGGAGGCGAAAATGATACAGGCGATACTGGAAGCGCTTCAACTGCTGGCGTCAGCAGCAACCTAAGCGGCTGGACCGCGAAGGACAAGGGAACGGTCGAAGAGACGCCGGAAGGATTGAAGCTGTCTTCGGCGGAGAATGGGTTCGCGCTGTCCGCAGAACAGGGGGAGAGCTTCAGCTACGAAGCGGATGTAACCCTGCTGGAGGACAGCGGAGTGGTGTCGCTTGTCTTCCGCTCGAACGACAGCGGCTGGGGCTCTTACATGGCGCAGCTTGACCCGGGAGCGGATATCCTGAAGCTGAAGGACGCGAGCGGGGACCGGGTGCTGAAGACGGAGAGCGTGGCGCTCAGCGTCGGAGGAACGTACCATATCAAGGTGACGGCGGAGGGCGCGTCGCTGAAGGTATACTGGAACGGCGGAGCGGAGCCGCTGCTGGCCGCGCTCGACACCGCCTACACAAGCGGCTACTTCGGGATGCATGTCTGGAACAGCGCGGCGGTGTTCCGGAATATACACATGGAAGTCATTCATACGGAGACGAAGCCGGGAACGGTGAACAGCAACTTGGGCGGCTGGACGGCGAAGGACAAGGGAACGACCGAAGAGACGCCGGAAGGATTGAAGCTGTCCTCGGCGGAGAACGGCTTCGCACTGTCTTCGGGGCAGGGTGAGGATTTCAGCTATGAAGCCGACGTAACCCTGCTTCAAGACAGCGGCGTGGTGTCGCTTGTCTTCCGCTCGAACGACAGCGGCTGGGGCTCGTATATGGCGCAGTTGGACCCGGGAGCGGATATCTTGAAGCTGAAAGATGCGAACGGCGACCGGGTGCTGAAGACGGAGAGCGTGACGCTGAACCCCGGAGAGTTGTACCACATTAAGGTCACGGCGGAGAGCGCGTCGCTGAAGGTGTACTGGAACGGCGGAGCGGAGCCGCTGCTTGAGGCGGAGGATACCGCCTACACGAGCGGGTACTTCGGGATGCATGTCTGGAACAGCGCGGCGGTGTTCCAGAATATTTATGCGGGTCAGCCGGGTGAAGCGAAGCCGATAGAGATGGCCGGCGTCAGCAGCAATCTTACGGGCTGGTCGCTGTACGGTGTTGGAACCGCTTCCTCAGGTCCCGAAGGCCTTCAGCTGACGGCATCGGGCGAGGCTACGGTCATGTCGGACACCTATGCTCAGGACTTTACCTATGAGAGCGACGTAACGCTGAAGTCAGCGGATTCGGCAGGCTCCCTGCTGCTGCGTTCGGATGAAGCGGGGCGGAACGGATTTCTGGTTCAGGTGGATGGAAGAGCGGGCAAGATCAGATTACTTGACGCGAATAGCGCGCACCTGGATCGACTGTGGATCGAGAAAAGCATCGCCGTTCTACCGGATGTCAGCTATCACGTCAAAGTCAAGGCGGATGGGAATCGCATAAAAGTCTATTGGAACGGCAAATACGATCCCCTAATCAGCGCTGAAACAGAGCTTTACTCCGGCAACAGGCGGCTGGGGCTTCGCGCAAGCGGCGCCGCGGTGTTCCAGAATATCCAGGTGAGCGATCTGCTCACGAATATAGAAGATCTGAACAACGAAGCCAGCGGATGGATGAAGGATCTTCAAGGGCTGAAGGGAACGTCGGAAGGAGCGCAGTGGTCGCTGCATCTTTCCGGCCCGCAAGAGGGGGATTTTGTCCTGGAGGGCAACGTTACGATTGACGTGTATTCACCGTCCGCCGAAGCGGCGCTGCTGTTCCGGGCAAACGAAGACGGTTCCGGCTACTGGCTTCAATTGAACGCGAATGAAGGGACAGTTAAGCTGGTGAAGTCGGGTTCGGGAGGACGGGAGGTGCTGGCTTCCTCTTCGGATATTCCGCTTGCTCCCGGGAAGAAGCATCATATTGAAATTCACGCGGCGGGATCACAAATCTCGGCCTATGTGGACGGCTATAAGGGAGCGGCCGCCCAGCTTGAGGATAGCACCTATGCCTCGGGCCTGACCGGTCTTGCCGTAACAGGAGGCAGCGCTTATTTTCAGGATGTCTATTTGACGCCTTCCGGCGGTTACTACAATGAAATTTACCGTCCGGCGTATCATTATACGCCAGCTCGCGGCTCGGCAAGCGATCCGAACGGGCTGGTCTATTTTGAAGGGGAATATCACCTCTTTCACCAGGATGGCGGACAATGGGCCCACGCGGTCAGCACCGATCTGGTCCATTGGCGGCTTCTGCCGCTTGCGCTGAAATGGAATGATCTGGGCCACGTCTGGTCCGGGGCTGCAATTGCCGATGAGCATAACGCTTCGGGGCTGTTCGGCGATTCGGGAGGCAAGGGGCTTATTGCTTACTACACCTCCTTTAATCCGGAAAAAACGGGCGGAAATCAACAGATTGGGCTCGCTTACAGCAAGGATAAGGGCCGTACCTGGCAGTATTACGGGGACAAAGCGATTATCAAAAATCCGGGCTATACGAGCGACAACGAGCCGGGAAGCAAGGATTTCCGCGATCCGAAGGTGGTGCGCGACGAAGTGGGCAACCGCTGGATCATGGTCGTTTCCGGCGGCGATCATATCCGCTTCTACACCTCGGAGAATCTGATCGACTGGACGCTGACCGACAGCTTTGGTTACGGCAGTTATATACGGGGCGGCGTGTGGGAATGCCCTGACCTGTTCCCTCTGCCGGTGGACGGCGATGCCTCGAAGCAAAAGTGGGTGCTAATGATCAGTACGGGCGCCAATCCGAAGACGAACGGATCGGACGCCGAGTATTTTATTGGCGATTTGACTCCTGACGGTAAATTTGTGAACGACAATCCGGACGGGACCGTGCTGAGGAGCGACTTTGGCAAGGAGATGTATGCTTCGACTTCCTTTGCGAACGTACCCGGCGGACGGAGAATTATGCTGGCCTGGATGGCGAACTGGGATTATCCGTTCAGCTTCCCGACCTCGCCGTGGAAAGGACAAATGACGGTTCCGCGCGAATTGTCGCTCAAGACGACGCCGGAAGGCATCCGTTTGGCGCAGACTCCGATTGTCGAGCTTCAGGATCTGCGGGGTACGCCATTCGTGG from Paenibacillus sophorae encodes:
- a CDS encoding glycoside hydrolase family 32 protein; translated protein: MSNTLENEAIPITNSRYRLQYHLMPPVGWMNDPNGLIYYKGEYHAFYQHYPYGPWQGPMHWGHAKSKDLVHWEHLPVALTPSMPYDYAENTVYGCWSGSAVDDDGVLTLIYTGHVESNDPVEVQCIARSTDGIHFEKGAASVIAGPPDAECFGFRDPKVWKHGEVWHLVVGYGKDGKGKALHYTSSDLNEWTYEGVAAESDGTMGDMWECPDMFPLGETPDSHVLLFSPMNIAPVKTLYLSGQFDYGTGEFSKQHKDRVDYGFDFYAPQTFEDASGRRIMFGWMNIWGAEMPEKEDGWMGAFTLPRVLTLAEDGSLLANPAEELKTLRGDHVGAANVLLKDGEEYSLAGAEGNALEIEAVFLADASSGAEFGLRVRCSDDGLQYTEISYQASEGVLRMNRDHAGAGEGGVNEASLVPMEGGRVKLRLFLDRSSVELFANDGRRTITNRIYPLESSLGLKLFSRDGNTVLESLNVWRMQPDQPAKTVE
- a CDS encoding GH32 C-terminal domain-containing protein; amino-acid sequence: MGKGKKHPGSRWLNVLVAFLLLGTVMFPGSYAAASEAGGENDTGDTGSASTAGVSSNLSGWTAKDKGTVEETPEGLKLSSAENGFALSAEQGESFSYEADVTLLEDSGVVSLVFRSNDSGWGSYMAQLDPGADILKLKDASGDRVLKTESVALSVGGTYHIKVTAEGASLKVYWNGGAEPLLAALDTAYTSGYFGMHVWNSAAVFRNIHMEVIHTETKPGTVNSNLGGWTAKDKGTTEETPEGLKLSSAENGFALSSGQGEDFSYEADVTLLQDSGVVSLVFRSNDSGWGSYMAQLDPGADILKLKDANGDRVLKTESVTLNPGELYHIKVTAESASLKVYWNGGAEPLLEAEDTAYTSGYFGMHVWNSAAVFQNIYAGQPGEAKPIEMAGVSSNLTGWSLYGVGTASSGPEGLQLTASGEATVMSDTYAQDFTYESDVTLKSADSAGSLLLRSDEAGRNGFLVQVDGRAGKIRLLDANSAHLDRLWIEKSIAVLPDVSYHVKVKADGNRIKVYWNGKYDPLISAETELYSGNRRLGLRASGAAVFQNIQVSDLLTNIEDLNNEASGWMKDLQGLKGTSEGAQWSLHLSGPQEGDFVLEGNVTIDVYSPSAEAALLFRANEDGSGYWLQLNANEGTVKLVKSGSGGREVLASSSDIPLAPGKKHHIEIHAAGSQISAYVDGYKGAAAQLEDSTYASGLTGLAVTGGSAYFQDVYLTPSGGYYNEIYRPAYHYTPARGSASDPNGLVYFEGEYHLFHQDGGQWAHAVSTDLVHWRLLPLALKWNDLGHVWSGAAIADEHNASGLFGDSGGKGLIAYYTSFNPEKTGGNQQIGLAYSKDKGRTWQYYGDKAIIKNPGYTSDNEPGSKDFRDPKVVRDEVGNRWIMVVSGGDHIRFYTSENLIDWTLTDSFGYGSYIRGGVWECPDLFPLPVDGDASKQKWVLMISTGANPKTNGSDAEYFIGDLTPDGKFVNDNPDGTVLRSDFGKEMYASTSFANVPGGRRIMLAWMANWDYPFSFPTSPWKGQMTVPRELSLKTTPEGIRLAQTPIVELQDLRGTPFVVSDTDVSADTENILASSFGNAYEIEAELELPEKGAASEFGFRLREGGAQRSVVGYRTGSGKLFVDRSASGRTDFSSKFSSIHEANVQPENSMLKLRILVDESSVEVFAEDGRTVFSDVMFPDKARSGMSFYAKGGTVKVKSIKVYPLKNIWNEGLQPDESAGRIILDRSLLELGAGESKEIFAGVLPHKSAQELVWTSGDESVVTADPSGSASAVLKAVAPGTAAVTVKTRDGSVSAVITVVVGTFNTNLKNWKPNSSWAVTTEGIRGTFDTDSNYMSGERAADFTYEADVMLPRTGGAGSILFRSNADGTSGYYFNLDPNLKAARLFYMADGQFQDRQVLAKVPMALTTGVKHHAKITAAGMRITIELDGRQIIDVNDDTFRQGAFGVNVFGGDAYYQNVNVTGTTPADDTLYRFVNTGTGASLTADSQSSLAELRALPQQESVNQYWSYYPIQNNAYTIRTGESGKSLDWDTGANTVQLYAYLGYDNQRWLVHDNADGTITILSKFKPDKALEARKDGTVGLEDANGSDVQKWRAVKVKAGGEQPEPTPSAASSAKPSAVPSVMPSAAPSAVTSAAPSAGGSAAPSVTPPAEPTPAPAPTPSPVQQPENGVTGTADLASASFFSAAKTERGDGSVLEIKLDKAALEPLVGGKAADLQIKVSGKEDVVLSGLSAAEWNMLFQGGSRLTVSTPELIVPLPALSLGDSIQGLGGDAKAEDIGVRLSIERSASASNVEKAAVSQGYRLLADPLAVRLTLSYKDKSVSAPLKAPVELLMAIPTEQAGMQGGIAAVSVQDEGKLFAVPASLKTVDHIRYAVIHEAAGYRTYALLSGRTSLSDTRNHWSQGIAADLADRMMLTGDGEGRFAPDRTVTRAELAALTVRSLGLMGGEMPSAAFSDVTASSWAYGPAALAQQFGLMSGYPGGVFGGSGEVSREQAMVVVYNAVCLIKGGSTAPGAAKANSSLSSFADRSKLSPWASESAAYLIDSGIVKGDGSGELRPKDTLTRAEAAALIHRMLQANGWID